A window from Methanomicrobia archaeon encodes these proteins:
- a CDS encoding NADH-quinone oxidoreductase subunit N, protein MISTTIMMMFGALVILTLCSVVAVKVRDAGLVGAIVAILLGFAAVTFSNPSLIYYSAFVLVISFINLASLKTIKSVIQGVDYGLVGLMALATLYIFSTQDLAMVLAAFVIVSVPTYILVMVREGGTNVEVGVKYITFMVLATVLFLIGAVTLAYTNNAPNDLLYIFGYVMLVLGLSMEVGVAPLHEWVPDVFASADPIPLSIIASLAKVVPFIIALKILHSTATPLIVSLSLFTAVLAAISMFTGNIGALTSKEPARVLAYSTVANMGYVLACVVVIAKPEYFYFALTGALLMLFANAAGKIGFFNAIKNKGAFSPLMYMLAFSFIGLPPLMGFWGKLFILFTLVKAEYVWLVALMVLNSAISVPYYLRLARELGVGWKADLTNYICVAAVLLTLVTFLPDWFFKGMEVIAQTISIAI, encoded by the coding sequence ATGATCTCAACGACGATAATGATGATGTTCGGGGCCTTAGTGATCTTGACGCTGTGTTCTGTAGTTGCCGTTAAAGTCCGTGACGCTGGATTGGTTGGCGCGATTGTAGCGATCCTGCTTGGGTTCGCAGCGGTTACGTTCTCGAACCCCAGTCTCATTTATTATAGCGCATTCGTGCTCGTGATTAGTTTCATCAACCTTGCTTCGCTCAAGACGATCAAGAGCGTCATTCAAGGCGTGGATTACGGCCTAGTCGGATTGATGGCGCTGGCAACGCTGTACATCTTCAGTACGCAGGATCTCGCCATGGTTCTGGCCGCGTTTGTGATCGTTTCCGTGCCCACCTATATCCTGGTGATGGTGCGCGAGGGCGGCACGAACGTAGAGGTGGGCGTCAAATACATCACCTTTATGGTTCTGGCCACCGTTCTGTTCCTGATCGGCGCGGTTACCTTGGCGTACACGAATAACGCACCGAACGACCTCCTGTACATCTTCGGCTACGTAATGCTCGTGTTAGGGTTGAGCATGGAAGTAGGCGTGGCGCCGTTGCACGAGTGGGTTCCGGACGTTTTCGCAAGTGCGGATCCGATTCCACTGTCTATCATCGCTTCGCTTGCCAAGGTCGTTCCGTTTATCATCGCTTTGAAGATACTACACTCCACTGCGACTCCGTTGATCGTTTCGCTCTCACTCTTTACCGCGGTGCTCGCGGCAATCTCCATGTTTACTGGTAATATCGGAGCGTTGACCTCGAAAGAGCCGGCACGCGTGCTCGCGTATTCTACGGTTGCGAACATGGGGTACGTGCTGGCATGCGTGGTGGTGATAGCGAAGCCGGAGTACTTCTATTTCGCGCTGACCGGAGCGTTGCTCATGCTGTTCGCAAATGCTGCGGGAAAGATAGGGTTCTTCAACGCGATCAAGAACAAAGGCGCGTTCTCACCGCTGATGTACATGCTTGCGTTCTCCTTCATCGGGCTGCCACCGCTCATGGGATTCTGGGGTAAGCTGTTCATCCTTTTCACTCTAGTCAAGGCCGAGTATGTCTGGCTGGTTGCACTGATGGTTCTCAATTCCGCAATATCGGTTCCGTATTATCTGCGGCTCGCGCGGGAACTCGGCGTCGGATGGAAAGCTGACCTCACCAATTACATCTGCGTCGCCGCGGTGCTTCTAACGTTGGTCACGTTCTTGCCAGATTGGTTCTTTAAAGGAATGGAGGTAATCGCCCAGACGATAAGTATAGCGATATAA
- a CDS encoding NADH-quinone oxidoreductase subunit D — protein MVPIEPPKDLYTPIWQEFIDEAYDSDEMVVPIGPHHAGSGHLRVTFRIKGDRIVDAIPEPGFVHRSMEKLAENKLYIQNVPLFERLAINDPANMNLAYVRTIEDALGVEVPERAKYLRTIMAELSRLEAFFYDSGIFSLFFGHTTGFMYCMAIREMLIEALMHISGSRSGPSFIVPGGLRRDISDDVLQMIDNITFAIHKRMKKFENIFVYNPVTIARAKGVGVLTKEDAIRCGMVGPFLRASGVNYDVRKIAPYEAYDKLDWEVTTGDDGDCLGRFLGRLEEIRESIKITKQAVDAVRGIKGPILSEDILGEYKEAASDIKGSFFRVYGNLVLPKGEWTTITEAARGTTLFTISSDGESNVPYRVRVISPCWMNLRGFMEAVKGGRYADFWAVYGSFGYFPPEADR, from the coding sequence ATGGTGCCCATCGAGCCGCCAAAGGATCTGTATACCCCGATTTGGCAAGAGTTTATAGATGAGGCGTACGATAGTGACGAGATGGTCGTTCCCATAGGACCACACCATGCGGGCAGCGGGCATCTCAGGGTGACGTTCAGGATAAAGGGAGATCGAATCGTAGATGCCATTCCCGAACCGGGATTTGTGCACCGCTCGATGGAGAAGCTTGCGGAGAACAAGCTGTATATCCAGAACGTTCCGCTGTTTGAGCGTTTGGCGATCAACGATCCGGCGAACATGAACTTAGCGTACGTCAGGACGATAGAAGACGCGCTGGGCGTGGAAGTGCCGGAGAGAGCGAAGTATTTACGGACCATCATGGCCGAGCTCTCACGGTTAGAGGCGTTCTTCTACGACTCCGGGATATTCTCCCTGTTCTTCGGCCATACCACGGGCTTCATGTACTGCATGGCAATCAGGGAGATGTTAATCGAAGCGCTGATGCATATCTCAGGCTCGCGAAGCGGGCCTTCCTTCATCGTTCCCGGTGGACTGCGGCGAGACATTTCGGATGACGTGCTCCAGATGATCGATAACATCACGTTTGCAATCCACAAGAGGATGAAGAAGTTTGAGAACATCTTTGTCTATAACCCCGTGACGATAGCGCGAGCAAAAGGTGTCGGGGTGCTGACGAAGGAGGACGCAATACGCTGCGGTATGGTAGGGCCATTCCTGCGAGCGTCCGGTGTGAATTACGACGTCCGGAAGATCGCGCCGTATGAAGCGTACGATAAGCTTGATTGGGAAGTGACGACCGGCGACGACGGCGATTGTCTGGGCAGGTTCCTGGGCAGGCTGGAGGAGATACGCGAGAGCATAAAGATAACGAAACAGGCAGTGGACGCAGTGCGAGGTATAAAAGGCCCGATTCTGAGCGAAGATATCCTCGGCGAGTACAAGGAGGCTGCAAGCGACATAAAGGGCAGTTTCTTCAGAGTTTACGGCAACTTGGTGCTGCCAAAGGGTGAATGGACGACCATTACCGAGGCAGCCCGGGGCACGACGTTGTTCACGATTAGTAGCGATGGCGAATCGAATGTTCCGTACCGTGTGCGGGTCATAAGCCCCTGTTGGATGAACCTGAGAGGCTTTATGGAAGCGGTCAAGGGCGGACGATATGCAGACTTCTGGGCGGTGTATGGTAGCTTTGGGTACTTCCCACCGGAGGCGGATAGATAG
- a CDS encoding NADH-quinone oxidoreductase subunit A, protein MIENVLIIGVLIAVCVLVDLVLLLLVKVLPRYDLTEIKTMRWEAGNPPMKFPKYTLSMQYFGYMYLFMAAEPVVVLLLLFAAYQTVSFLMLLLLSLVLMVPAIYAGYTITLEMAEARS, encoded by the coding sequence ATGATAGAAAATGTACTGATAATCGGTGTCCTGATCGCTGTGTGCGTGCTGGTAGATCTGGTTCTGCTCTTGCTCGTGAAAGTATTGCCGAGGTATGACCTGACGGAGATAAAGACGATGCGGTGGGAAGCAGGGAACCCACCGATGAAGTTCCCGAAGTATACGCTGTCCATGCAGTATTTCGGGTATATGTACCTGTTCATGGCGGCGGAACCCGTTGTCGTTCTTCTGCTCCTGTTTGCAGCGTATCAAACGGTAAGCTTCCTGATGCTGTTGCTGCTTTCACTCGTCCTGATGGTGCCTGCGATCTATGCGGGCTATACGATCACACTTGAAATGGCGGAGGCAAGAAGCTAA
- a CDS encoding metallophosphoesterase codes for MTATTPTTTTPTLKPLIDEPALVVENDHKALVIADLHLGIEATFRQKGINIGSQTEKLLKRALTCVKAAKPDVIILLGDVKHAVPQILYSDRKEVPFFVAQLAEYAPVYIVKGNHDGYIDRILLEVAEPDWSPRHEIIVKTPKGFLFDNVGYTHGHSWPAPELFTAPYILIGHNHPRIRLVSSVSRHSSMKPVWIRVQCDPEAVKEHYPKLELTKENAPWVTIMPAFNELCGGVAFNAAKGELLGPVASKLLRTETMEAYLLDGTYLGEVRNLKEEETSV; via the coding sequence ATGACCGCTACTACCCCTACCACCACCACGCCAACGCTCAAACCGTTGATCGATGAGCCCGCACTCGTCGTCGAGAACGACCATAAAGCACTGGTGATTGCCGATCTCCATTTAGGCATCGAAGCCACCTTCCGGCAGAAGGGCATCAACATCGGCAGCCAGACGGAGAAATTGCTGAAACGCGCGCTCACGTGCGTGAAAGCCGCGAAGCCAGACGTGATCATTCTGCTCGGCGATGTGAAACACGCGGTGCCGCAAATTCTCTATTCCGATCGAAAGGAAGTGCCGTTCTTCGTGGCGCAGCTCGCAGAGTATGCGCCGGTCTACATCGTGAAAGGGAACCACGACGGCTACATCGACAGAATACTGCTCGAAGTTGCAGAGCCGGATTGGAGCCCCAGACACGAAATAATCGTCAAAACCCCCAAAGGATTCCTCTTCGATAACGTCGGCTATACACACGGGCATTCCTGGCCCGCACCAGAACTGTTTACCGCACCGTATATCCTGATCGGGCACAATCATCCACGGATACGGCTGGTAAGCTCCGTTTCGCGGCATTCGAGCATGAAGCCCGTCTGGATCCGTGTGCAGTGCGATCCAGAGGCGGTAAAGGAGCACTATCCGAAGCTGGAGCTGACTAAAGAGAACGCGCCGTGGGTGACCATCATGCCGGCATTTAACGAGCTCTGTGGCGGTGTCGCATTCAACGCTGCGAAAGGCGAGCTATTAGGTCCCGTAGCCTCGAAACTGCTCCGCACGGAAACGATGGAAGCGTACCTGCTGGACGGCACATATCTCGGCGAAGTACGCAATTTGAAAGAAGAGGAGACCAGCGTTTGA
- a CDS encoding NADH dehydrogenase: MFLLILILLPLLSAIIAPLLKPKAATYLTALFFLLPFFGIIYSVLTNYTPVIHLMTFSAPIGEIYLNFDFISHALGLTICIVSAMIAMFALPYMQHRFEEMKLDVEKEFRTYIFLYDLYAASMLWLVYSGNLILLYVFLEIALITAFLLIYFYGYGSRQWVGQLYLIWSLVAGVLTLAGILIIGVNHDTLALNALMLPGVTVSTVAWAFIFIGMVIELPVLGPHVWLPWAHAEAPTPLSALLSPLTVGLAGYVLLRVALIDYSFIVTYRIPILAYALFSSIYAGFSVFRQTDFKRLLAYSTVSQMGYVLVALCLGPFGLIGLVIQYMSHAFGKSILFSSAGGVIAVHHGLRDLRKMGGLHDSIPTISNAAVMGFLNLGGMLTIGMLGEFFILRGVIETFGISTKALPVLLAVIFMFILSVWYGFYTIKRVFYGKPKSTERLEISSYLYVPLYIIGLVSILLLFPPLSSALIPGLKAVILGGLIP, encoded by the coding sequence ATGTTTCTGCTAATCTTGATACTCCTGCCCTTACTGTCGGCGATTATAGCGCCACTGTTGAAGCCGAAGGCAGCGACGTATCTTACCGCCCTGTTCTTCTTACTGCCCTTCTTCGGTATAATCTACAGTGTTCTCACCAATTATACCCCAGTGATCCATCTAATGACTTTCTCAGCGCCAATTGGCGAAATTTATCTCAATTTTGACTTTATCTCTCATGCTCTGGGGCTTACGATTTGCATTGTTTCGGCTATGATTGCCATGTTCGCGTTACCGTACATGCAGCATCGATTCGAGGAGATGAAACTCGACGTGGAGAAGGAGTTCCGAACGTACATATTCCTCTACGATCTCTACGCGGCTTCGATGCTCTGGCTCGTTTACAGTGGCAATCTGATCCTGCTGTACGTGTTCCTGGAAATCGCGCTGATCACCGCGTTCCTGCTCATTTACTTCTACGGCTACGGAAGCCGGCAGTGGGTGGGCCAGTTATACCTGATCTGGAGTTTAGTTGCCGGTGTTCTGACGTTGGCAGGGATTCTTATCATCGGTGTTAACCATGACACGCTGGCTCTCAATGCGTTAATGCTGCCTGGTGTTACCGTTAGCACGGTGGCGTGGGCGTTCATCTTTATTGGTATGGTGATAGAGCTACCGGTTCTCGGTCCGCACGTATGGCTGCCCTGGGCGCACGCAGAAGCGCCAACACCGCTGAGTGCTTTGTTAAGCCCATTAACCGTTGGTCTGGCCGGGTATGTCCTTTTACGCGTGGCTTTGATCGATTACTCCTTTATCGTTACGTATCGGATACCAATACTCGCGTACGCGCTGTTCTCAAGCATTTACGCCGGGTTCTCGGTCTTCAGGCAGACGGATTTCAAACGACTGCTGGCGTATTCCACGGTGTCTCAGATGGGGTACGTGCTGGTAGCGCTCTGTCTCGGTCCTTTTGGACTGATCGGCCTGGTCATCCAGTACATGTCCCACGCGTTCGGTAAGTCAATCTTGTTTTCGTCCGCAGGCGGGGTCATCGCAGTGCATCACGGATTGCGAGACCTGAGGAAGATGGGTGGTCTGCACGATTCCATACCTACGATCTCTAATGCGGCCGTGATGGGTTTCCTGAACCTCGGCGGGATGTTAACGATAGGCATGCTCGGCGAGTTCTTCATATTACGCGGCGTTATAGAGACGTTTGGCATCAGCACAAAGGCCTTACCGGTGCTCTTAGCGGTGATATTCATGTTCATTCTCTCGGTTTGGTACGGGTTCTACACGATAAAGCGAGTTTTCTACGGTAAGCCGAAGAGCACGGAACGGCTAGAGATAAGCAGTTACCTCTACGTCCCGCTGTATATAATCGGGCTAGTGTCAATACTGCTCCTGTTCCCACCATTGTCATCCGCACTGATTCCAGGACTTAAAGCAGTTATATTAGGAGGGCTGATACCATGA
- a CDS encoding NADH-quinone oxidoreductase subunit L: MNEWIIFLLLFLTPVVSSVPIALAYKSKEWTEKLPYLSVFGIFVSVVMSIYIFLTFPEQQYSYPWIPELGINIVVITDYLSRYMGVVTALIAFFIGIYGLDYMKGDYRPSWYWFFFNLFTASMLLVVYSDNLFLLFVGWEGLGGASWGLIGHWFRDDDDIAYVGREGRKVGPLLMHWPPSFGGWRAISTIRFGDVPMFLAIAAIWTLSPTLNISEMDWGGLFTTIGAAGTIILFLCFLMGLFTKSAQVPFSEWLMTAMTGPTTVSALLHSATMVAAGAFVFLKLTWYIEPWTLHGVPGLETVYTIVLFVGLLSGLYGALSGSGMLERKVLLAASTMSSIGLMFASTAASFWVGHFAVLVGFWYMAVHAFAKASLFLVSGHLIHATHSRFLGGGREFAKKMTPAFVVTIVATTFLVGMPPLTAYWVKSGMDFVMEELHHEFGLLPLALLVVTSLVYSGILAKFLSLNFIKGEKPHHEHTEGGGLMKIGYILMVSVLFVITYLFLFTAGEAHVFEEFVHEGQAEVSIIVGLSILVAYVVGLVKPRISALSKLGTFFSDRMYLPFLNDYIVPKVGFSISDAVQDYGNESIDGFFNTKVIPSFFGNVSTRIRSIQTGYLSRYVNIVLGVVMAILILVAIGGVLL; this comes from the coding sequence ATGAACGAGTGGATTATCTTTTTGTTGCTGTTTCTGACACCTGTCGTCAGTAGCGTTCCGATTGCGTTAGCGTACAAGAGTAAGGAATGGACGGAGAAGCTGCCGTATCTCTCGGTATTCGGGATCTTCGTTTCGGTCGTGATGAGTATTTATATCTTCCTCACGTTCCCGGAACAGCAATACTCGTACCCGTGGATTCCCGAGCTGGGGATTAATATCGTGGTCATCACGGACTATCTGAGCAGGTACATGGGCGTTGTTACCGCGCTTATCGCGTTCTTCATCGGCATTTACGGCCTCGATTACATGAAGGGCGATTACCGACCAAGCTGGTACTGGTTCTTCTTCAACCTGTTCACCGCGTCCATGCTTCTCGTGGTGTATAGTGACAACCTGTTCCTGCTCTTTGTCGGTTGGGAAGGCCTTGGTGGCGCTTCCTGGGGACTGATCGGGCACTGGTTCCGGGACGACGATGATATCGCATACGTGGGTAGAGAAGGGAGAAAGGTCGGGCCTCTATTAATGCACTGGCCACCGAGCTTTGGTGGATGGCGAGCGATCTCAACAATTCGATTCGGCGACGTTCCCATGTTCCTCGCAATCGCTGCGATATGGACATTATCACCCACCCTTAATATCTCAGAGATGGACTGGGGCGGACTGTTCACCACGATAGGAGCTGCCGGGACGATAATACTCTTCCTCTGTTTCCTCATGGGGCTGTTTACGAAGTCCGCACAGGTGCCGTTCTCTGAGTGGCTCATGACCGCGATGACCGGCCCGACAACTGTGAGTGCGCTCTTACACAGTGCGACCATGGTGGCAGCGGGAGCGTTCGTATTCCTTAAATTGACGTGGTATATCGAGCCGTGGACCTTGCATGGTGTGCCGGGGCTTGAGACGGTTTACACGATCGTCCTTTTCGTTGGGCTTCTATCAGGCTTGTACGGTGCGCTTTCGGGATCCGGCATGCTTGAGCGGAAAGTTCTACTTGCGGCATCCACGATGTCCAGTATCGGACTGATGTTCGCATCGACTGCCGCTTCGTTCTGGGTCGGCCATTTCGCCGTGCTCGTCGGATTCTGGTATATGGCGGTGCATGCGTTTGCAAAAGCGAGTTTGTTCCTCGTCAGTGGCCATTTGATCCACGCGACGCACAGCAGGTTCCTGGGCGGCGGTCGCGAGTTCGCGAAGAAGATGACACCCGCATTTGTCGTTACCATCGTCGCTACTACGTTCCTCGTTGGTATGCCGCCGTTGACCGCATACTGGGTGAAGTCTGGAATGGACTTTGTCATGGAAGAGCTGCATCATGAGTTTGGTCTGCTGCCGCTTGCACTGCTTGTCGTTACCTCGTTGGTCTATTCGGGAATCCTCGCGAAGTTCCTCAGCTTGAACTTCATCAAGGGCGAAAAACCGCACCACGAGCATACCGAAGGCGGAGGGCTGATGAAAATCGGATACATCTTGATGGTCTCCGTGCTCTTTGTGATCACGTACCTGTTCCTCTTTACGGCTGGCGAGGCACACGTATTCGAAGAATTTGTGCACGAAGGGCAGGCCGAGGTGTCTATTATAGTGGGATTATCAATTCTGGTAGCGTATGTCGTGGGACTTGTTAAGCCCCGGATAAGCGCTCTTTCCAAGCTCGGCACGTTCTTCAGCGACCGGATGTATCTCCCATTCCTCAACGATTACATTGTGCCAAAGGTTGGTTTCTCTATCTCGGACGCCGTTCAGGACTATGGAAACGAGAGTATAGACGGATTCTTCAATACAAAGGTGATACCGAGCTTTTTCGGCAACGTTTCCACGAGAATCAGATCTATTCAGACCGGGTACCTCAGTAGATACGTAAACATAGTTCTCGGTGTTGTGATGGCAATTCTTATATTAGTCGCAATAGGAGGGGTGTTGCTATGA
- a CDS encoding Coenzyme F420 hydrogenase/dehydrogenase, beta subunit C-terminal domain, producing MATESEAEWEVKIPEKKLKDRLFFENLKATVIDTQMCSRCLTCVSICPSKLIVNEEDIVDFPDFEEKCLDCGACVRVCPRYDYKPKSGLGDYIEFTAGKSKRFQGQDGAMATEFIFSAIDMGLIDRGIFVDRDEQWRTHVFHVQAKEQLEKLPLGGTKYVFADVLPELKKAVMLSKVGVGVVGTPCMVSGVRKLQEEFPVFKEKVKLVVGLFCTENFHYNEVAKYLEEKGVDFSKLVKTDIMKGKFVATMTDDEVKFKVSQLSDILPSGCNVCTDFTAVESDVSVGSVGSAPGFSTTVVRTEVAKEVWEYIKKMGNAEVGEGKVEELDYLIGHKKQREKNIPGQ from the coding sequence ATGGCAACAGAGAGTGAAGCTGAATGGGAAGTAAAGATCCCAGAGAAGAAGTTAAAAGATAGACTGTTCTTTGAGAACCTCAAGGCGACCGTGATAGACACGCAGATGTGCAGCCGGTGTTTGACCTGCGTCTCTATATGCCCGAGTAAGTTGATAGTAAACGAAGAGGACATCGTTGATTTCCCTGATTTCGAAGAGAAATGCCTTGACTGCGGTGCTTGCGTGCGCGTCTGTCCGCGATACGATTACAAGCCGAAGAGCGGCTTGGGCGATTACATTGAGTTCACGGCGGGGAAATCGAAGCGTTTCCAAGGCCAGGACGGTGCGATGGCGACGGAATTCATCTTCTCCGCGATCGACATGGGCCTTATAGACCGTGGCATATTCGTTGACCGCGATGAACAGTGGCGAACGCACGTGTTCCACGTTCAGGCGAAGGAGCAGCTTGAGAAGCTGCCGTTGGGCGGCACGAAATACGTCTTTGCGGATGTTCTTCCGGAATTGAAGAAGGCCGTGATGTTAAGCAAGGTGGGCGTAGGTGTGGTTGGCACGCCCTGCATGGTCTCAGGGGTACGGAAACTACAGGAGGAGTTCCCCGTTTTCAAGGAGAAGGTGAAGCTCGTGGTGGGCTTGTTCTGCACCGAGAACTTCCATTATAATGAGGTCGCGAAATACCTTGAAGAGAAGGGTGTTGACTTCTCAAAGCTGGTCAAGACGGATATCATGAAGGGTAAGTTCGTCGCGACCATGACGGATGACGAGGTAAAATTCAAGGTCAGTCAACTTTCGGATATACTGCCCAGTGGCTGCAATGTGTGTACGGACTTCACCGCGGTGGAGAGCGACGTGAGCGTCGGCAGCGTCGGTAGTGCCCCGGGCTTCTCGACGACCGTGGTGAGAACCGAGGTGGCGAAGGAGGTCTGGGAGTACATCAAGAAGATGGGTAACGCCGAAGTCGGTGAGGGCAAAGTAGAGGAGCTCGATTATCTGATTGGCCATAAGAAGCAGCGGGAGAAGAATATACCAGGACAGTAA
- the nuoH gene encoding NADH-quinone oxidoreductase subunit NuoH, which yields MIDISGLISTIMSNQVNIPLLYVIYEFLLTIPVIGSIVAFIFNMIPISGVPIVKLIIGFVLWKPMFIMLLLPGFATLGTMLLVLPWLERKLVGRMQWRVGPREIAPRTRGSIQLLADTFRFLFQEVIIHKDADRLYFLQFPFLYFLPVLLPLLFINMGAAGRPLVPIETPYALQIMIGLVSFMPVFIMGVGWASNNRFAFIGTVREAFMYFAYEIPFIMAVLAMIILYGTSNTADVMSLALGNQSSWWNWGIVLNPLAALTFFIAMVMATARLPFEIPEADQELAFGPFLELSGIAFGLAYIMAYEKMYVLAAIMTMLFLGGGSGPVIPYLGDLSYGIWFVVKTLVILLVGVNLRGVYPRYRLDQALNVGWSAILVLALVALVWSVVLGGLL from the coding sequence ATGATAGATATAAGCGGTCTCATAAGCACGATAATGAGCAACCAAGTGAATATCCCCTTACTGTACGTGATCTACGAGTTCTTGCTCACGATACCAGTGATCGGAAGTATCGTTGCGTTCATTTTTAACATGATCCCCATATCCGGGGTTCCGATCGTAAAGCTGATCATTGGATTTGTACTGTGGAAGCCGATGTTTATAATGCTCCTTTTGCCGGGGTTCGCGACGCTGGGTACTATGCTGCTCGTTTTGCCTTGGCTGGAACGGAAACTTGTGGGCCGGATGCAATGGCGGGTGGGTCCGCGTGAGATTGCACCGCGTACAAGAGGAAGTATTCAGTTGCTCGCAGATACATTCCGCTTCCTTTTCCAGGAGGTAATCATCCATAAGGATGCGGATCGCCTGTATTTCTTACAGTTCCCGTTCCTCTATTTCCTGCCCGTGCTACTCCCGCTCCTCTTTATCAATATGGGAGCTGCCGGTCGGCCACTCGTACCCATAGAGACGCCTTACGCACTGCAGATAATGATCGGGTTGGTCAGTTTCATGCCTGTATTCATCATGGGCGTTGGCTGGGCTTCGAACAACCGGTTCGCGTTCATCGGTACGGTTCGAGAGGCGTTCATGTACTTTGCCTACGAAATACCGTTTATTATGGCAGTGCTCGCGATGATTATCCTTTATGGCACATCAAACACCGCAGATGTTATGAGTCTCGCGTTAGGTAACCAAAGCTCGTGGTGGAACTGGGGAATCGTCCTCAATCCGCTCGCTGCGCTCACGTTCTTCATTGCAATGGTGATGGCGACCGCGCGATTGCCGTTTGAGATCCCAGAAGCAGATCAGGAGTTGGCCTTCGGACCGTTCCTCGAGTTATCGGGTATTGCCTTCGGGCTTGCGTACATAATGGCGTACGAGAAGATGTATGTGCTCGCTGCGATCATGACGATGTTGTTCCTTGGCGGTGGCAGCGGTCCGGTCATTCCCTATTTGGGCGATTTGTCCTACGGTATCTGGTTCGTGGTGAAGACACTGGTCATTCTGCTGGTCGGGGTCAACCTCCGTGGCGTGTATCCGCGGTATCGGCTTGACCAAGCACTGAATGTGGGATGGAGCGCAATACTCGTACTTGCTTTGGTTGCACTTGTATGGTCAGTCGTATTAGGAGGATTACTATGA
- a CDS encoding 4Fe-4S binding protein: protein MKKVGTPDYSTSDKLKTHVSALGTAAKEMLIPLNITTHYPRERKRQPACFRGYMLFDPERCISCFQCSFVCPANAIWMKEAPSGRYYPTVDYGKCIFCHFCVDSCPGSALRTTKIHDVAYKTMDEMFTSTEELVEPPKIVREDKVVVDYVIDQEDLTLKRTKEVDELIVEVEPTPGVPLVSQCVDRGSCIACKVCERVCESGAVSAVVDEATMTVQMSIDQEKCTGCGLCVKECSMQILSLVRK, encoded by the coding sequence ATGAAGAAAGTAGGAACACCGGACTACAGCACGTCGGACAAGTTAAAGACACATGTATCTGCACTGGGAACTGCGGCGAAGGAGATGCTCATACCGCTGAATATAACGACACACTACCCGCGGGAAAGGAAGAGGCAACCGGCCTGTTTCAGGGGCTATATGCTCTTTGATCCCGAGCGGTGCATCAGTTGTTTCCAATGCTCGTTTGTATGCCCAGCGAATGCGATCTGGATGAAAGAAGCGCCGAGCGGGCGATATTATCCGACGGTCGATTACGGTAAATGTATCTTCTGCCATTTCTGCGTGGATTCGTGTCCGGGCAGTGCATTACGGACAACGAAGATCCACGACGTGGCGTACAAGACCATGGACGAGATGTTCACGAGCACTGAAGAGCTGGTAGAACCGCCGAAGATAGTACGCGAGGACAAGGTGGTTGTGGACTACGTGATAGACCAGGAAGACCTCACGCTGAAACGCACGAAGGAAGTGGACGAGCTTATTGTGGAGGTTGAGCCAACCCCTGGGGTTCCACTGGTGAGTCAGTGTGTGGACCGAGGGAGCTGTATTGCGTGCAAGGTTTGCGAGCGAGTGTGCGAGAGCGGAGCGGTTTCGGCGGTTGTCGATGAGGCGACGATGACCGTGCAGATGAGTATAGATCAAGAGAAGTGCACCGGGTGCGGCTTATGTGTTAAGGAATGCTCAATGCAGATTTTAAGTCTTGTTAGGAAGTGA